GGATCGACTTTGTGGCGCCTACCGGCACTCCCGTCAAGGCAACGGCCTCCGGGGCCATATCCAGAATCATGAACGAGATCAAGACGGAGTACGACGGCACGGTAAACACCTATGCCAACGTCATTCTGGACGTTGGTAATCATAACTCTATCATATACATTTTCGAACCGCTCCAAAGCCTGTCCGTCGTCGAAGGCCAAACAGTCGACACCGGGGATACCCTCGGTACCCTGGCCGACAACCGCGGCCAAAACCTTCGGCACACGCTGGGAACCGGCACGCTCGATTTAGGGCTGATGTCGCTTGTCGACGGCAGTAATATCCGAATCTGCTTTGTTCCTTACGCAGCACCTTCCTTCAAGACTCTCATGGAAACATGGTTCTCACGCGCATATACGGCTACAGCCGAACATCCTGGGCCGTGTACGTGCCATTACTTTTATCCTTAAAATACAAACGAGGAGAAAATTGATTTTCCTATCAGTCCTTTAAGGTGAAGCGGGTTGCTTCTTGATTCCAACTTTAGTTTGAACAGTAAGTGGTTATGGCGTGAATACGGGGGAAGATTTCCTGGCGGCATTTGATTTTTTTTAATTGCCGTTATATGTTATCCTCAATTAAAGGAAAGGAGAGAAGATGAATAATCACCTGTGGAAATCAAAAATCTTGGTTGCGGTTGTGATCGGCCTGTTCAGTTTGATGGTATTTACCGAGACCGTACCGTCAACGAAGAGTTTGTATTCCCGCCTGATAGCGCAGGGCAAGGAGTTTTATGAAAACGGAGAGTTTGAAAAGGCGGTCGCCAAATATCAATCCGCCCAGGCGGTGGCCGCAAGCAACGAGGAAATGGCCGAGGCCTCTTTTTTATTGGCTGTGACTGATTATGCCCTGGTGGATATGGAAAACTGTCTGGACAGCCTGGAGAAATATTTTTCGGTTTCGATTCCCAGCGCCGATCCGTTTCTGGGCAAGGATTTTCCACCCAAATTCAAAGAAGTGTTCAAGGCGCAAAAAAGGGAATACCTGCAGAAAATTGCGGGGACAGCGACTCCTTCCGTGCGGGCAAAAAAGAAGGAAACCCAAACTCAACCCACGGTCAGAGAACAAGAAACCATTGCCCCGCAAGTGGAGAAGAAAAAGAAGTTTCCCCTGCTGCTGCTCATTGCCACGATGTTGGTGGCTGGGGCCGCGATCTATTACTTTGCGGTTGTCAATAATAAAGAATATACCCTGACCACCAGCGTGGGCACAGGGGTGAATGGCGCGCCGGCAAGCGGAGCGGTGAAATATAAAAAGGGGTCTACGGTTAGCTACAACTATTCCCTAGCGAGCGGGTACACCACCCTGGTGGTAACGTTGGACGGGGCTCAAGTTGATGCCAGCGGCACGGTGACAATGGACAGGGACCACTCCTTGTCCGCCACGGCGGCGGCGGTTGAGAATTATGTGTTGACGGTTGCCAAAAATGCGGGGGTGAATGGGACGCCGGAAACGGGAGCCTATACGTACTCCCAGGGAACGACGGTCAATTACAGCTACACCGCGGCCACCGGCTATGCCGACCTAGCGGTCAAATTGGACAATGCCGCGGTCGCGGCCAGCGGCACGTTCATCATGAATGCCAACCATTCCTTAACCGCTACGGCGGTGTTGTCCCCGGGGGAGCATTACACGTTGACGGTCACCACATCTGCGGGCGTGGAAGGAACCCCGGCTGCGGGAGTCTATATATACACCACGATCACGCTGGTCAATTACAGCTACGCCGCGGCCAGTGGCTATGCCAACCTGGTAGTTAAATTAAACAATATCCCGGTCGCCGCCAGCGGCCTCCTGATCATGAAGGAGAATCTCAATCTTTCCATCACCGCAACTCATTTATAATTCTGGGAAGAACATTCTCTTCCGCTTGTCTTGTAGAACGAACAGGGGAGGGTGGCTCCCCCGCTCGTTGGCAAGGAATCAGAATTTAAAATACAAGGTAAGATACGTGTAGAAATCCGCCTGAGGTTTGTCGCCACTTTCCGGCGCATCGTAAAAAACATACTTGACATTGGGGATGATCTTGACATTCTCGTTCAATGACCAGCCGAGTCCGGCCAGGACCACGTTGGTCTTGGCGTTGTTGGCCATGGGAATATAATCGATCTTGCTGCCATTGGGATTGGGATCGAGCAAACGGTCGTAGCGGGCAATGAACTCCATCTTCGGGCTCAGTATAAATACGCCGAAAATTGACATGAACTTCATGTCGCTGCTGGCATCCGCTTGCTTGGCGTTGCGGATCCCGTAGTTGAGGCCGCCTCTTCCCCATTTGCCTTTCACGCCGGCGAACGCCTGCAGGATGCTGACCGAGCTGTCGCTGCCCAGGTTGGTGTAATCGGCGTACAGTTCGAAAAACAGCGCCGGGATGGGCTGGAAATTAAGCCGGCCGTAGATCGCCTTGCCATGGTCGGTTTCCGACTTGAGGCCGGCGCCGTTGCCGACGATAATGGTATAGGTCAGCTTGCCCTTGGCGTCGAGAGGGCCTTTCAGCCCCATGCCGAATTCGCGCGAATTGCCGAATTTGAAAAGGTCGACCGGTGTTTTTTCCATCGGCCGGTAACCCCAGTAGTCGTCCAGGTTGTCGTACAGGGGGGTGCTGATAAGACCCAGCATCAATGTTTGTTTGCCGATCTTCGTGGCTAGGTAGGCATCCTTGACAAAGGGAATGAGCGTGGTCGAGGTTTTGAAATCCCCAGGGCTGTTCATTTCCAGGCGGAAGCGCATGGAAATCTTGTCGGTCAGGGTGCCGTCGTAGGTGAAGTAGATGCGGCGGAACCAGAAACCGTTGTTGTCCTTGACGGCCGCGTCATGGTTTTTGAGAACATAATAGTAGTCTCCGAACATCAATCCTGACAGCTTGCCCTCGCTATGAAGCGTCAGCGCCGGAAACAACAACAGCCATATGGCCATCACGATAAAAAATGTTTTTTTCATTTTCATGTCACTCTCCTCGATTGGCGTGTTCTTTTATTTGCCGATTTTGTCCAGTCCGGCCGCGAGCTTGGCGTCGGCCAGGGCGATGTAACCGGCTTCGCCGACATACTTCTGGCCGGCGCTCAGGACCCATTTCATGAAAGCGGCCAGCAGCTGCTTTTGCGGCCGACCGTGGCAGACGAAATACAGGTCTCGCGCCGGCGGGCTGGGATATTTGCCGTCGGCGATCGCCTTGACCACGGCGTCGCGGCTGGCGTAGAAATTCTCGTCAACGTCGATGCGGCCGTTCTCGTTCAGGTCGATAGGCACGATTGCCGTCCCGGCCATGGGCTTGAGCGTGGCTGCGTCGAAAGCGTAGTTGACGTTGTTGAAGCCGATGCCCAGCGCGTCCTTGCGCACGGCTTCGTTCAGCCCGGGATCGCCGAAAACGCCGATGCCCATGAGATCCTCCTGCTTTTTCCCCAGGTAAAGGGCCCATGTTTCGGCGGCGCCGCATGAGTCGGAGCGGGTGTAGACATGAAGCTGGACGTTGCCGTTGCCTCCCAGGAACTCATTCCAGGTAGGGGGGTTCTCGTTCAGCCAGATGCGCATGAAATCGGTTTTCTTCATCCCTTTTTTCATCAGCTCGGCGAACAGGGGGTTGCCCTGATTGACGACCGGCAGCACCGCATCCTTGGTCACGGGAATGAACCAGGCGCCCTTCTCGATTTCGGCGGGGTGGATCTCCCGCGACACCATGCCGATATCGACCATGTCGGCCAGGGCGTCGGCAATGCCCTTGCCGGCTCCGCCCGCCGAAATATCAAAGCGGACCTGGGGGTGAAGTTTGCAGAATTCTTCGGACCATTTCATGACCATGGGATAAAGGGCGAAAGCACCCGAAATGGTGATTGTGCCCTGCAGGTTTTGCTCGGCTCCCTGCCGGGCCTCGAGATTTTGCATGGTAAAATGACCCAGCATGATCAATGCAACTAGAAGCGTAAGCATCTTTTTCATGTAATGTTCCTCCTTTTTGGACTACAATAATAGTACAATTATATTACATTATTTTTGAATGTCAATACTTTTTGAAAATAAAATAACTCTTTTTTTCAGCCAAACCAAGCGATTTGAATTTTGGCCTTTTTTGGTCTACAATGACGACGAGGTGTTTCTTGGAGCAAACCCTGGCCATTATCAAGCCCGATGCCGTCCAGCGCCATCTGGTCGGAGCGATCATCTCCGAAATAGAAAGGAATAATTTCCGTATCGCCGTCATCAGGACCCTGCGACTGTCTCCCGAGCAAGCGGCGCGTTTTTACGCGGCTCACCAGGGCAAGCCTTTTTTTGACAGCCTGGTCGCATATACAGCCTCGGGGCAGATCTACGCTTTGATACTGGAAAAGGAGCACGCCGTCGAAGCCTGGCGGCAATTAATGGGGCCGACCCGCCCCGAATTGGCCGCGGCGGACACAATCCGGCGGCGCTTTGCCATCGATGTGCAGAAGAACTCGGTTCACGGCGCCGATTCGCCGGCCACGGCTTCGAGGGAGATTCAATTTTTCTTTGGAGAAGGGGAATGAAAAATTTTCAAATTCGCAGCAAGATCGTCAATGGCGTGGCTGTCCTGTACCTGAAGGGTCACCTCGATGCCCATCAGGTGGCCCGTTTTGAAAAAGAGATCGTGCGCTTGATCCGCGATAACAATTTCAAAATCGTGATTAACGGCCAGGAGTTGAACTACATCACTTCGGCCGGCATGGGCATCATCATGGGCTATATCGACGAGGTGCGCGAAAAAGGCGGGGACATCAAGCTGTGCTCCCTGGCCGAGCGCGTATACGAGACCTTCGACCTGGTCGGTTTTACCGAGATATATGATTTTGTCGCCGATGAACAGGTGGCCATTGACAAATTCAGCCATGTTTCCCCCCAAGCCTGATTTTTCGATCACCATCCTTTCCCAGACCCAGCTGCTGAAGATGGTGGTCGAGCTGACGCGACACATCACCACCCTGTT
This sequence is a window from Candidatus Aminicenantes bacterium. Protein-coding genes within it:
- a CDS encoding M23 family metallopeptidase translates to MNTYYGAVGASPPSPQNPQGIYQGIDFVAPTGTPVKATASGAISRIMNEIKTEYDGTVNTYANVILDVGNHNSIIYIFEPLQSLSVVEGQTVDTGDTLGTLADNRGQNLRHTLGTGTLDLGLMSLVDGSNIRICFVPYAAPSFKTLMETWFSRAYTATAEHPGPCTCHYFYP
- a CDS encoding substrate-binding domain-containing protein, which gives rise to MKKMLTLLVALIMLGHFTMQNLEARQGAEQNLQGTITISGAFALYPMVMKWSEEFCKLHPQVRFDISAGGAGKGIADALADMVDIGMVSREIHPAEIEKGAWFIPVTKDAVLPVVNQGNPLFAELMKKGMKKTDFMRIWLNENPPTWNEFLGGNGNVQLHVYTRSDSCGAAETWALYLGKKQEDLMGIGVFGDPGLNEAVRKDALGIGFNNVNYAFDAATLKPMAGTAIVPIDLNENGRIDVDENFYASRDAVVKAIADGKYPSPPARDLYFVCHGRPQKQLLAAFMKWVLSAGQKYVGEAGYIALADAKLAAGLDKIGK
- a CDS encoding STAS domain-containing protein, with amino-acid sequence MKNFQIRSKIVNGVAVLYLKGHLDAHQVARFEKEIVRLIRDNNFKIVINGQELNYITSAGMGIIMGYIDEVREKGGDIKLCSLAERVYETFDLVGFTEIYDFVADEQVAIDKFSHVSPQA
- the ndk gene encoding nucleoside-diphosphate kinase; translated protein: MTTRCFLEQTLAIIKPDAVQRHLVGAIISEIERNNFRIAVIRTLRLSPEQAARFYAAHQGKPFFDSLVAYTASGQIYALILEKEHAVEAWRQLMGPTRPELAAADTIRRRFAIDVQKNSVHGADSPATASREIQFFFGEGE